Proteins encoded within one genomic window of Candidatus Hydrogenedentota bacterium:
- a CDS encoding peptidylprolyl isomerase, translating to MIFFKPAVLAEDELAHQEQARERLAQAQATPGPAGQPAAAPAKPEEKNDVEQVPDKFKVQFECTNGTFVVECVKAWAPLGVERFHTLVKEGFFDDAGFFRVVPGFVVQFGLAADPKVTSKWREKRLKDDPVTESNKEGYLTFATSGPNSRTTQLFINTANNANLDRMGFSPFGKVVSGMDVVKKINAEYGERPNQGMITYEGNGYLKKNFPNMDFIKKATIVE from the coding sequence TTGATTTTTTTCAAACCCGCAGTGCTGGCCGAGGACGAACTGGCGCATCAGGAGCAGGCGCGTGAGCGCCTCGCCCAGGCGCAGGCAACACCCGGTCCGGCGGGGCAACCCGCCGCCGCGCCGGCAAAACCCGAGGAGAAAAACGACGTGGAACAGGTTCCCGACAAGTTCAAGGTCCAATTTGAGTGCACAAACGGCACCTTTGTGGTGGAGTGTGTGAAGGCGTGGGCGCCCCTGGGCGTTGAGCGTTTTCACACGCTGGTGAAGGAGGGCTTCTTCGACGATGCGGGCTTCTTCCGCGTGGTGCCGGGCTTCGTGGTGCAGTTTGGCCTAGCGGCGGACCCGAAGGTGACGTCGAAGTGGCGGGAAAAGCGCCTGAAGGACGACCCGGTGACGGAGAGCAACAAGGAGGGGTATCTCACCTTCGCCACCTCCGGGCCGAACTCGCGCACCACCCAACTTTTTATCAACACGGCCAACAACGCCAATCTTGACCGGATGGGATTCTCCCCCTTCGGCAAGGTGGTCTCGGGCATGGACGTGGTGAAGAAGATCAACGCGGAGTACGGCGAGCGCCCGAACCAGGGGATGATCACCTACGAGGGCAACGGCTACCTGAAGAAGAATTTTCCGAACATGGACTTCATCAAGAAGGCCACCATCGTCGAATAG
- a CDS encoding DUF2442 domain-containing protein codes for MNTLVDAVQSAIFCDGQIHVMMESGVEIRFPVKGNPRLEKGTLRQLNNIEVSPFGLHWPELDEDLSLRGILAGNYGQKVPGH; via the coding sequence ATGAACACCTTGGTTGACGCGGTTCAATCCGCCATCTTTTGTGACGGTCAAATCCATGTGATGATGGAAAGCGGCGTTGAGATTCGTTTTCCTGTCAAGGGAAATCCCCGGCTTGAGAAGGGGACTCTGCGGCAGCTCAACAATATTGAAGTTTCCCCCTTTGGCCTCCACTGGCCGGAACTTGACGAAGACCTTTCATTACGTGGGATTTTGGCGGGAAATTACGGACAGAAGGTGCCCGGACACTGA
- a CDS encoding DUF4160 domain-containing protein, with protein sequence MPKIFEKDGFTFFFYSNEHYPVHVQVRYGGGEAVFDVEGGVELRESAGMKLGELSKAQRLAEENKALILEKWHEHLG encoded by the coding sequence ATGCCCAAGATTTTTGAAAAGGACGGATTCACGTTTTTCTTTTACAGTAATGAGCATTATCCTGTTCATGTGCAGGTCCGATATGGCGGAGGGGAAGCAGTTTTTGATGTCGAAGGGGGTGTCGAACTGCGTGAATCTGCGGGCATGAAACTGGGTGAACTGTCCAAAGCCCAGCGGTTGGCCGAGGAGAACAAGGCATTGATTTTGGAGAAATGGCATGAACACCTTGGTTGA
- a CDS encoding TIGR00282 family metallophosphoesterase, giving the protein MRILFIGDIVGRPGRTVVGRRLPGLRGLHNPDLVVANAENTAAGIGATPSVLQELRRHGVDVFTLGNHAWRKQEMVAAIGDLSHVVRPANFPEGVPGRGALTVTLSDGRRAGVLNLTGRVFMEPADCPFRAAERELAALRRETPVVLVDFHAEATSEKAALGWHLDGRCSAVIGTHTHVQTADEWVMPKGTGFITDAGMTGPYHSVIGMQTAPIVDKFMRAMPRKFEVADGPAIFSGVLLDIDDKTGVTRSITRILERD; this is encoded by the coding sequence ATGCGCATTCTATTTATTGGAGACATTGTCGGGCGGCCCGGCCGCACCGTGGTTGGCCGCAGGCTGCCGGGCCTGCGCGGGCTCCACAATCCGGACCTGGTGGTGGCAAACGCCGAGAACACAGCGGCGGGCATCGGTGCCACACCGTCGGTGCTTCAGGAACTGCGCAGGCACGGGGTGGACGTGTTCACCCTGGGCAACCATGCGTGGCGGAAGCAGGAAATGGTGGCCGCCATCGGGGACCTTTCCCACGTGGTGCGTCCGGCGAATTTCCCCGAGGGGGTGCCGGGCCGGGGCGCGCTGACGGTGACCCTGTCGGACGGGCGCCGGGCCGGGGTGCTCAACCTCACCGGCAGGGTGTTCATGGAGCCCGCTGACTGTCCGTTCCGCGCGGCGGAACGGGAACTCGCGGCGCTGCGCCGCGAGACGCCCGTGGTCCTGGTGGACTTTCACGCCGAGGCCACGTCGGAGAAAGCGGCGCTGGGCTGGCATCTCGACGGCAGGTGTTCCGCCGTCATCGGCACGCACACACATGTGCAGACGGCGGACGAGTGGGTCATGCCGAAGGGGACGGGGTTCATCACCGATGCGGGAATGACCGGGCCGTACCATTCGGTCATCGGCATGCAGACCGCCCCCATTGTGGACAAATTCATGCGGGCCATGCCGAGGAAATTCGAGGTGGCCGACGGGCCGGCCATTTTCAGCGGCGTCCTGCTCGACATAGACGACAAGACCGGCGTGACCCGCTCCATCACGAGGATATTGGAGCGGGACTGA
- a CDS encoding OmpA family protein: MKKLLALTLVVALVGLCGTAQAAKSWDDMSWWGNTGATPEPQPESGTCPAQVGRTGYWWWPVEPASNVDDGELWGNRGIVYHAWEKPAPKVEEPKPEPPKPQPPKVVRTAPVLNNVLFDFDKAVLKPEGKAEVDKLVAEMKKFPKDTVVVEGHTCTVGDESYNMGLGQRRADSVQKYMLESGIDAARVQTVSFGETKPAVPNDTPANRKLNRRAEFKVTVVN, from the coding sequence ATGAAGAAATTGTTGGCGTTGACTCTGGTTGTCGCACTGGTTGGCCTGTGCGGAACCGCCCAGGCCGCAAAGTCCTGGGATGACATGTCCTGGTGGGGCAACACGGGCGCGACCCCGGAGCCCCAGCCGGAAAGCGGCACCTGCCCGGCGCAGGTGGGCCGCACCGGTTATTGGTGGTGGCCGGTTGAGCCGGCAAGCAACGTGGACGACGGCGAGCTGTGGGGCAACCGCGGCATCGTCTACCACGCCTGGGAAAAGCCGGCGCCGAAGGTCGAAGAGCCTAAGCCCGAGCCGCCGAAGCCCCAGCCCCCGAAGGTCGTCCGGACCGCCCCGGTGCTCAACAACGTCCTGTTCGATTTCGACAAGGCCGTTCTGAAGCCCGAAGGCAAGGCCGAAGTGGACAAGCTGGTCGCCGAAATGAAGAAGTTCCCGAAGGACACGGTCGTGGTTGAAGGCCACACCTGCACCGTCGGCGACGAGAGCTACAACATGGGCCTTGGCCAGCGCCGCGCCGACTCCGTCCAGAAGTACATGCTTGAGAGCGGCATTGACGCGGCCCGCGTCCAGACCGTCAGCTTTGGCGAGACGAAGCCGGCCGTGCCGAATGACACGCCCGCCAACCGCAAACTGAACCGTCGTGCCGAGTTCAAGGTGACCGTGGTCAACTAA
- a CDS encoding metallophosphoesterase family protein, with amino-acid sequence MSIFTRRNEVAAPSENVPSRRKFLFSALSAGVGAGLAAQACAQDAAPASAPADLPAPPGRILLSASENPARVQRVAWRAHGPLDTPAAQLIPMTASPISGEGAQTVPASHRPFEPVPGMTEHSYTAAFTGLEPDTAYLYRVGNEGNWSAWNELRTAPEKPEKFRFLYMGDPQNDLRAQWSRTIRRAFRQVPDARFLLLAGDLVNHGFNDDQWDELTDAMGFIPASMPVLPTPGNHDTKRAEGVETPEHPYTASPTYHAHFCLPENGPAGVDCLKGEAYYADYMGVRIVSFNSNIFTDARPRKQSHREVWDALLAWIEEVLANNPNRWTVVTHHHPVYSGSARRDNKAMRDLLRPIYEKHGVDLVLQGHDHCYCRTLKTADDKVVAADAPGVVYVVSVSGPKMYDMDPKFKALMADTMLSRTQLFHTIEVDGDSLVFDSHDTSGRRVDGFRLDKNASGASTMKETFKA; translated from the coding sequence ATGTCCATTTTCACGAGGCGAAATGAGGTCGCGGCGCCTTCGGAGAACGTCCCCAGCCGCCGCAAGTTCCTTTTCTCCGCGCTTTCCGCCGGAGTGGGGGCGGGCCTTGCCGCGCAGGCCTGCGCCCAGGACGCCGCGCCCGCCTCAGCCCCCGCCGACCTCCCCGCGCCCCCGGGACGCATCCTGCTGTCCGCCTCGGAAAACCCGGCGCGGGTGCAGCGTGTGGCTTGGCGCGCGCACGGTCCGCTGGACACGCCCGCAGCCCAGCTCATTCCGATGACCGCATCCCCCATTTCGGGCGAGGGCGCCCAGACTGTTCCGGCGTCGCACAGGCCCTTCGAGCCCGTGCCCGGCATGACGGAGCACAGTTACACGGCGGCCTTCACGGGTCTCGAACCGGACACGGCCTACCTGTACCGCGTGGGCAACGAGGGCAACTGGAGCGCCTGGAACGAGCTCCGCACCGCGCCGGAAAAGCCGGAGAAGTTCCGTTTTCTGTACATGGGCGACCCGCAGAACGACCTGCGGGCGCAGTGGTCCCGAACCATCCGCCGCGCCTTCCGCCAGGTGCCGGACGCGCGTTTCCTGCTGCTGGCGGGGGACCTGGTAAACCACGGTTTCAACGACGACCAGTGGGACGAGCTCACGGACGCGATGGGCTTCATCCCCGCCTCGATGCCGGTGCTGCCCACACCCGGCAACCACGACACCAAGCGCGCCGAAGGCGTGGAAACGCCCGAGCATCCCTACACGGCCTCGCCCACCTACCACGCGCACTTCTGTCTGCCTGAAAACGGCCCCGCGGGCGTGGACTGCCTCAAAGGCGAGGCATATTACGCGGACTACATGGGGGTGCGCATCGTCTCCTTCAACTCGAACATCTTCACGGATGCGCGGCCCCGAAAACAGTCGCACCGGGAGGTCTGGGACGCGCTGCTGGCATGGATTGAGGAGGTGCTGGCCAACAACCCCAACCGCTGGACCGTGGTCACGCACCATCATCCCGTTTATTCGGGAAGCGCACGGCGCGACAACAAGGCCATGCGCGACCTGCTGCGGCCCATTTATGAGAAGCACGGGGTGGACCTGGTGCTGCAGGGGCACGACCACTGCTATTGCCGGACGCTGAAGACGGCCGATGACAAGGTTGTCGCCGCGGACGCCCCGGGCGTCGTTTATGTGGTGTCCGTGTCCGGGCCGAAGATGTACGACATGGACCCGAAATTCAAAGCCCTGATGGCGGACACCATGCTGTCCAGGACGCA